Sequence from the Christiangramia fulva genome:
TCATCTGTATCAGATTGGATTTGTTCTACAACCTCATCTATGGTCGCAGCATAAGGAGCTTGGATATTTTGAATTTTCATACTCCATGGCTTAAGGATGGTAAAAATGGATTTAGTTATTCGGAAATTTCATTGTCCTCTCTTTTTCTTCCCTGGATATCACTTATTTTGATCCGGTAAATGATTGATTCATCCGGGGCATCCATTTTTGCTGAGAATTCTTTTAAATAGGTGAGATTTTTATTTTTCTTATCCAAAATTATTTTTTTCACTCCTTCCGAAAAACTGTGCAACATATGTTTGGCATCGCTCCTGCTTAATTCTTCAAAAGAACCTTTTACCAGAACCGATTTCCATTTTACCAGGGTTTCAATTTCATCAACCTGGAAGGAAACTATAGGATTTTTACGCATGCAATTAATCTTATTTCCTTCACCGGAATAACTGATGATTGCTTCCTGAGCCGGATCAAAATAATAGGTAATGGGAACGATCTCGGGATTTCCCTTCGCTGTATAAGCAATTCGGCCAATATAATTGTGGCTAAGAATATTGAGGCATTCTTCTCTGGTTAAAGTTTTCATACCTGAAGTATTAATAGAATAACAGAGTTA
This genomic interval carries:
- a CDS encoding pyridoxamine 5'-phosphate oxidase family protein is translated as MKTLTREECLNILSHNYIGRIAYTAKGNPEIVPITYYFDPAQEAIISYSGEGNKINCMRKNPIVSFQVDEIETLVKWKSVLVKGSFEELSRSDAKHMLHSFSEGVKKIILDKKNKNLTYLKEFSAKMDAPDESIIYRIKISDIQGRKREDNEISE